A window of Aricia agestis chromosome 3, ilAriAges1.1, whole genome shotgun sequence contains these coding sequences:
- the LOC121740259 gene encoding uncharacterized protein LOC121740259, translating into MSSHNNMPPDKNTNPFERRDGIPRSPPTSTGKRLLSQLSPSSVSPVEKRHQPIRDEPQSPVISLLDTSSAVDDSFNYCELVREASSYLGKINEFANDTVSRRNNFANKSDIMNLTQKLTTIVSLLAIKNSSLETKVANLERDLLSVKLNQVVKPAPAATPVSYSEALKLKLAKSVPPVETRKPLPCVIAYPTQEKSAELKSATETKQALMKVINPADGFQFHGVKKTANSGVLLRLTSESQVKKLKSVEALKSAGLRLETPKGRSPRILIKDVPQHITDDNFLLSLYNQNVNGEINVTQDQFMSSTKIVRRRILNKEYNNRKWIGIELDPKVRQHLIETKEKLFIDWAMCRFVDDVELVRCANCQQYGHTAKFCRDTKPCCKHCAEGHSSDSCPKKDKDDFKPVCGSCLRYKKPTDHPTGSPDCPTYKSKMEQLILTTRYG; encoded by the coding sequence ATGTCTAGCCATAATAACATGCCGCCAGATAAAAATACCAACCCATTTGAAAGAAGGGACGGCATACCTCGTTCCCCGCCAACTTCAACCGGCAAACGTTTGCTGTCCCAACTATCGCCTTCATCCGTGTCACCAGTCGAAAAACGTCACCAACCCATAAGGGACGAACCGCAGTCCCCGGTAATTTCATTATTAGACACTAGCAGCGCAGTCGATGATTCGTTTAATTACTGCGAGTTAGTCCGTGAAGCGTCCTCCTACTTGGGAAAAATTAACGAATTCGCTAACGACACTGTCTCGAGGCGCAATAACTTTGCCAATAAATCCGATATAATGAACTTAACACAAAAACTGACAACCATAGTTTCTCTTCTTGCCATTAAAAACTCGTCACTTGAAACCAAAGTCGCGAATTTGGAGCGAGATTTACTATCCGTTAAACTTAATCAGGTCGTGAAACCGGCCCCCGCGGCGACTCCGGTCTCTTATTCCGAGGCCCTCAAACTGAAACTCGCGAAATCGGTTCCCCCCGTCGAGACACGTAAACCACTCCCATGTGTTATAGCCTACCCCACGCAAGAAAAATCGGCGGAATTAAAATCGGCAACTGAGACCAAGCAGGCTTTGATGAAGGTCATAAACCCGGCCGACGGTTTTCAATTTCACGGCGTTAAGAAAACAGCTAATTCGGGCGTGCTTCTGCGCCTCACGAGCGAGTcgcaagttaaaaaattaaagtcagtCGAAGCGCTAAAATCTGCCGGCCTCCGTCTCGAGACACCCAAGGGGCGTAGCCCGCGCATCCTCATCAAAGATGTTCCACAACACATTACAGACGATAATTTTCTATTATCCCTGTACAACCAAAACGTAAACGGCGAAATTAATGTGACACAAGATCAATTCATGAGTTCGACAAAAATAGTAAGACGTCGTATTTTAAACAAAGAATACAATAACCGTAAATGGATAGGTATCGAACTAGACCCTAAAGTGCGTCAACACCTCatcgaaacaaaagaaaaactttttatcgACTGGGCGATGTGTCGCTTTGTAGATGACGTCGAACTCGTGCGCTGCGCTAACTGTCAACAGTATGGGCACACCGCTAAATTCTGTCGTGACACAAAGCCATGCTGTAAACATTGCGCTGAAGGTCATAGCTCGGATAGCTgcccaaaaaaagataaagacgACTTTAAGCCGGTTTGCGGTAGTTGTTTGCGATATAAAAAACCGACCGACCACCCCACAGGCTCCCCAGATTGTCCTACGTATAAGTCTAAAATGGAGCAACTTATTTTAACGACTCGGTATGGATAG
- the LOC121740568 gene encoding uncharacterized protein LOC121740568 — protein MEKMSSTPTIQYEDTNYWIYVSNESMKCFVCNTMGHLAKNCPQGNHILSTPKNTSDVTLGPTENPNYILEESSNSKVLSQADNTNLPSKDFETSKGIKRIRSSTTSEPSHSDLNQTTDLVMEEIVPSSDYTNDTDSNFSLEEEIPSKKNLKKKKKTLDNRSEEQVWTDIKIEIKELENEDALPHFPLTLDRFRKLLDETRNKQNIQEILQDYTENTAELVTMCLFIHPKLSRNLKNRCSRLTRKLQELSLMKDK, from the exons ATGGAGAAGATGTCGAGTACCCCCACT ATCCAGTACGAAGACACCAATTACTGGATATATGTATCAAACGAGTCGATGAAATGTTTCGTTTGTAATACTATGGGACACTTGGCTAAAAACTGTCCTCAAGGTAACCACATATTATCTACTCCTAAAAACACTAGTGATGTCACACTAGGACCTACCGAAAACCCCAACTATATTTTAGAAGAGTCTTcaaattcaaaagttctgtCGCAGGCAGACAATACTAATTTACCGTCTAAAGATTTTGAAACCAGCAAGGGTATTAAAAGAATCCGTTCTTCTACGACATCAGAACCTTCTCATTCTGATTTAAATCAAACCACTGACCTTGTTATGGAAGAAATCGTACCATCGAGTGATTATACTAATGACACCGATAGTAATTTTTCATTAGAAGAAGAAATACCTAGTAAGAAAAacctaaagaagaagaagaaaacacTAGATAACAGATCGGAAGAACAGGTTTGGACggatattaaaattgaaatcaAGGAATTAGAAAATGAAGATGCCTTACCACACTTCCCCTTAACATTAGACCGATTTAGAAAACTCCTTGACGAAACGCGCAACAAACAGAATATACAAGAAATTTTACAAGATTATACTGAAAACACCGCTGAGTTAGTTACAATGTGCCTATTCATTCATCCGAAACTTAGTAGGAATTTAAAAAACCGATGTTCGAGACTAACGAGAAAACTACAAGAGCTTAGTTTAATGAAAGATAAGTGA
- the LOC121740264 gene encoding phenoloxidase-activating factor 2-like, whose amino-acid sequence MAVLQLALVGLLCAAVSCQEPKSLRWVMQQVASETKNKFNDDQKYDCTTSEGKNGFCVKKAQCDTPTQNVIDPTTVFTYRGKECHFLEECCEKSKVITKTPPGPYKPPALCGISNPGALSFRETTDQNFSDFADFPWMVAILKTGKTDWDNEDYIGGGSIISPSVVITAAHKIDDYNPGQIKCRAGEWDTQVTKEVLPHQDRLVKKIVLHPEFLKLHAHNDVALLILSEPFTLAPHVGVACLGRIMPPAGTECYSMGWGAHIKKNTSYSGILKKILLKLVRDKQCEINLKNTKLGSTYTLHNSLTCAGGEEGVDTCVGDGGSPLVCPLPDPSRKSTRYAVYGMVAYGVGCGEKDVPGVYVDIPQVYQWVKDQMVAEGLPNTQFDY is encoded by the exons ATGGCCGTTCTACA ATTAGCCCTCGTGGGCCTCCTGTGTGCTGCCGTGAGCTGCCAGGAGCCTAAATCCCTCAGGTGGGTGATGCAGCAGGTCGCGAGCGAGACCAAGAACAAGTTCAACGATGACCAGAAATATG ATTGCACGACCTCTGAAGGCAAGAACGGGTTCTGCGTGAAGAAGGCGCAGTGCGACACTCCCACACAGAACGTCATAGACCCAACTACGGTCTTCACTTACAG GGGTAAAGAATGCCACTTCCTGGAGGAATGCTGCGAGAAGAGCAAGGTGATCACGAAGACTCCCCCAGGGCCCTACAAGCCGCCAGCGCTCTGCGGCATTAGCAACCCTGGAGCCCTGTCCTTCAGAGAGACAACCGACCAGAACTTCTCTGATTTCGCCGACTTCCCCTGGATGGTCGCCATACTCAA AACGGGTAAGACCGATTGGGACAACGAGGACTACATCGGCGGCGGCAGCATCATCAGTCCCTCTGTGGTCATCACCGCAGCCCACAAAATCGACGACTACAACCCCGGACAG ATAAAATGCAGAGCTGGAGAGTGGGACACGCAAGTCACGAAGGAGGTTCTCCCTCACCAAGACAGACTTGTGAAGAAAATTGTCCTTCATCCCGAATTCTTGAAAC TCCATGCGCACAACGACGTGGCGCTGCTGATCCTCAGCGAGCCCTTCACCCTGGCCCCGCACGTGGGCGTCGCCTGCCTGGGCCGCATCATGCCGCCCGCGGGCACCGAGTGCTACAGCATGGGCTGGGGCGcccacataaaaaaaaacaccagcTACTCTGGAATTCTTAAGAAG ATTCTCCTAAAGCTAGTCCGTGACAAGCAGTGCGAGATCAACCTGAAGAACACGAAGCTCGGCTCCACGTACACCCTGCACAACTCGCTGACCTGCGCCGGCGGCGAGGAGGGCGTGGACACGTGTGTCGGTGACGGAGGGTCACCGCTTGTCTGTCCTCTGCCG GATCCGTCTCGGAAGTCAACCAGGTATGCGGTGTACGGCATGGTGGCTTACGGCGTGGGCTGCGGCGAGAAGGACGTGCCTGGAGTGTACGTGGACATCCCCCAAGTGTACCAGTGGGTGAAGGATCAGATGGTCGCCGAAGGGCTACCGAATACCCAGTTCGATTATTGA